One Brassica napus cultivar Da-Ae chromosome C2, Da-Ae, whole genome shotgun sequence DNA window includes the following coding sequences:
- the LOC106378494 gene encoding 40S ribosomal protein S23-like translates to MGSACFQIVHRKKQRFRQELQEGSPKKYKPLAGASHAKGLVLELIVQLVKNGKKVAAFVPNDGRGLISGFGRKSHTVGDIPGVRYKVVKVSGVLLSALYKDKKEKPRS, encoded by the exons ATGGGATCTGCATGTTTTCAAATAGTGCATAGGAAAAAACAGAGGTTCAGACAAGAGCTACAAGAAGGCTCACCTAAGAAATATAAGCCTTTGGCCGGAGCTTCTCACGCCAAAGGACTCGTCCTTGAGCTCAT AGTACAACTTGTCAAGAATGGAAAGAAGGTTGCTGCTTTTGTCCCCAACGATG GACGAGGTTTGATATCTGGATTTGGGCGTAAGAGTCATACTGTGGGAGATATTCCAGGCGTAAGGTACAAGGTCGTCAAGGTTTCTGGTGTTTTACTCTCTGCTCTCTACAAGGACAAGAAGGAGAAGCCAAGGTCTTAA
- the LOC106379704 gene encoding pectinesterase inhibitor 12-like, whose translation MKFFVSVVMFFLLLNCFAAAQTLIRDSCKTAAAKDPNLKYDFCIQSLEQDPQSKTATSLSGLVLAATNNAASKTINVKGIVETILKSKKYAPSTEPALRTCVKLYDDAYGSLKEALMNVKSSDYKSANMHLSAALDEPVTCEDGFKEKHAKSPVTNENNVLFQKILIPLAFTNML comes from the coding sequence atgaAGTTCTTCGTTTCAGTTGTAATGTTCTTTCTCCTCCTAAACTGTTTCGCAGCCGCGCAAACCTTGATTCGAGATTCCTGCAAAACAGCTGCAGCAAAAGACCCTAATCTCAAGTATGATTTTTGCATCCAATCACTTGAACAAGATCCGCAAAGCAAAACTGCAACTAGTCTATCAGGATTGGTCCTAGCGGCAACGAATAATGCTGCATCCAAAACAATTAACGTGAAAGGGATAGTTGAGACTATTCTCAAGAGCAAAAAGTATGCACCGAGTACTGAACCCGCGTTACGCACTTGCGTAAAGCTTTATGACGATGCTTATGGTTCTTTAAAAGAAGCTTTGATGAACGTTAAATCCAGTGATTACAAAAGTGCTAATATGCATCTGAGTGCTGCTTTGGATGAACCTGTCACttgtgaagatggtttcaaagAGAAGCACGCTAAATCTCCCGTTACAAACGAGAACAATGTTTTGTTTCAGAAGATTTTGATTCCTTTAGCTTTTACCAATATGCTCTGA
- the LOC106379703 gene encoding pectinesterase inhibitor 12-like: MKFFVSVALFFLFLNCFATAQTLIRDSCKTAAAKDPTLKYDFCVQSLEQDPQSKTATSLKGLVLASTTNAESKTTNVKGIVETILKSKTYPPGTEPALRTCVELYDDANNSLNEALMNVKSGDYKSANVDLSAALDEPGTCEDGFKEKHAKSPVTNENNVLFQKILIPLAFTNML, from the coding sequence atgaagttCTTCGTTTCAGTTGCattgttctttctcttcttaAACTGTTTCGCTACCGCGCAAACTCTTATTCGAGATTCTTGCAAAACAGCTGCAGCAAAAGATCCTACtctcaaatatgatttttgcGTCCAATCTCTTGAACAAGATCCACAGAGCAAAACCGCAACTAGTCTAAAAGGATTGGTCTTAGCATCAACTACTAACGCTGAGTCCAAAACAACTAACGTGAAAGGGATAGTTGAGACTATTCTCAAGAGCAAAACGTATCCACCGGGTACTGAACCTGCGTTACGCACTTGCGTAGAGCTTTATGACGATGCTAATAATTCTTTAAATGAAGCTTTGATGAACGTTAAATCCGGCGATTACAAAAGTGCTAATGTGGATCTGAGTGCTGCTTTGGATGAACCGGGCACttgtgaagatggtttcaaagAGAAGCACGCGAAATCTCCCGTTACAAACGAGAACAATGTTTTGTTTCAGAAGATTTTGATTCCTTTAGCTTTTACAAATATGCTCTGA